From the genome of Colletotrichum destructivum chromosome 10, complete sequence, one region includes:
- a CDS encoding uncharacterized protein (Putative yeast cell wall synthesis Kre9/Knh1-like protein) yields the protein MRFFAVALALAAPLVSAIEFTSPSLNSTVTKGSSYELTWKTVDTDPSVFSIFLVNFVNWPPSYTLLAQDIETAAGAASVKVPCSALNSYGYQFNAINGTNVYVIYAQTSKFSISGADCTDDATTLPPASPSTCAPPSTVTVTVSKTLSKNSTATATGGFSAAQTKLTTSAAVVSASQSTPAPVFHGTCPDTVGWSSDYHHPVTLTKPPHHPNDTRFPQPTKAPYPTGGKGSFYGAGEDEDDDDEEVTSTIYRTTYLPLEMAPTGACTC from the exons ATGCGTTTCTTCGCCGTTGCCCTCGCCCTTGCGGCCCCCCTGGTCTCGGCCATCGAGTTCACCAGCCCGTCCCTCAACTCGACCGTCACCAAGGGCTCCAGCTATGAGCTGACCTGGAAAACGGTCGACACGGACCCGTCGGTCTTTagcatcttcctcgtcaactTTGTCAACTGGCCCCCTTCCTACACCCTCTTGGCCCAGGACATCGAGactgccgccggcgccgcctcggtcAAGGTGCCGTGCTCCGCTCTCAACTCTTACGGTTACCAATT CAACGCCATCAACGGCACCAACGTCTACGTCATCTACGCGCAGACGTCCAAGTTCTCCATCTCCGGAGCCGACTGCACCGATGATGCCACCACGCTGCCCCCGGCTTCGCCCTCCacctgcgcgccgccgagcaccGTCACTGTCACGGTGAGCAAGACCCTTTCCAAGAACTccaccgcgacggcgacgggcggtTTCTCGGCGGCCCAGACCAAGTTGAcgacctccgccgccgtcgtctcggcctccCAATCCACTCCCGCCCCCGTCTTCCATGGCACTTGTCCTGACACCGTTGGCTGGTCCTCAGACTACCATCACCCCGTAACTCTCACCAAGCCCCCTCACCACCCCAACGACACCCGCTTCCCCCAGCCCACCAAGGCCCCCTACCCgaccggcggcaagggctcTTTCTACGGGGCCGGcgaagatgaggacgatgacgacgaggaggtgaCCAGCACCATCTACCGCACCACCTACCTGCCCTTGGAGATGGCCCCTACCGGTGCCTGCACCTGTTAA
- a CDS encoding Putative carboxylesterase, type B, carboxylesterase type B, active, alpha/Beta hydrolase: MRVRNTIIDALGVVVLSSSLVAATPIRAVSWVIGQPVQTTSGLVQGHAASTASQVSEYLGIPYAQPPVGNLRFQPPAKFTGSSTINGSTFGHQCMQPTVNASIPDGFANLGVPTSAVSVLGVLADPGSQSEDCLTLNVWTKPQVGEEKKAVMVWIHGGAFMLGSSRVPATNGQFMTDQSDVVLVSLNYRLNVFGFPGNPASAPNLGLLDVRMAVQWVRENIDKFGGDVNRITLFGQSAGGSLVDYYSYAFASDPIANGFIAMSGTANGFGIFTNQSVNAKWFSITAAVGCGDAQTDLMTVNNCMLLKTPAEIVNGITASGTGAPGGTFFAPVVDDTLVFADYSGRASANGGYIVGNDDNEAGLFKLAAPTFNETAWAGLNLVSFECPAARRATRAAAAGHPTWRYRYFGNFPNMVLSTTPSSGAWHTSELPVLFDTTPQSPVTSTPQETDTGFYFRGAWAAFAKNPNAGLLQFNGNETWAPYQVDGSNVNRLAFENTTRTNLGSAATFDANCAAVGVPVAG; this comes from the exons ATGAGGGTACGAaacaccatcatcgacgcTCTGGGGGTCGTGGTTCTGTCGTCGagtctcgtcgccgccactcCCATCCGGGCCGTCTCTTGGGTCATTGGCCAGCCAGTCCAGACCACCAGCGGACTCGTCCAGGGACATGCCGCATCCACTGCTTCTCAA GTCTCCGAGTACTTGGGCATCCCGTACGCCCAACCGCCCGTTGGCAACCTGCGCTTCCAGCCTCCTGCCAAGTTTAccggctcgtcgacgattAACGGCTCTACCTTT GGACACCAATGTATGCAGCCAACTGTCAACGCCAGCATCCCCGACGGCTTCGCCAACCTCGGTGTTCCCACCTCGGCCGTTTCTGTGCTTGGGGTGCTCGCCGACCCTGGCTCTCAAAGCGAGGACTGCCTAACGCTGAATGTGTGGACCAAGCCGCAGGtgggcgaggagaagaaggccgtgaTGGTTTGGATTCACGGCGGTGCCTTCATGTTGG GAAGCTCTCGCGTCCCCGCAACCAACGGACAGTTCATGACGGACCAAAGCGATGTCGTCCTGGTGTCCTTGAA CTACCGTCTCAATGTTTTTGGGTTCCCGGGCAACCCCGCCTCGGCCCCGAatctcggccttcttgatgtCCGAATGGCTGTACAATGGGTGCGTGAGAACATCGACAAgtttggcggcgacgtcaaCAGGATCACCCTCTTCGGGCAGTCTGCCGGGGGTTCCCTGGTCGACTACTACTCGTACGCGTTCGCGTCTGACCCCATCGCGAACGGCTTCATCGCCATGAGCGGCACCGCCAACGGGTTCGGCATCTTCACCAACCAGTCCGTCAACGCCAAGTGGTTCagcatcaccgccgccgtcggctgcggcgacgcCCAGACGGACCTCATGACCGTCAACAACTGCATGCTCCTCAAGACCCCGGCGGAAatcgtcaacggcatcacGGCGAGCGGCACTGGCGCCCCCGGCGGAACCTTCTTCGCGCCCGTCGTGGACGACACGCTCGTTTTCGCCGACTACAGCGGTCGGGCATCGGCAAATGGGGGCTACATcgtcggcaacgacgacaacgaggccggcctgTTCAAGCTCGCGGCCCCGACGTTCAACGAGACGGCCTGGGCCGGGCTCAACCTCGTCTCCTTTGAATgtccggcggcgaggagggcgacgcgggcggcagcggcgggccATCCGACATGGCGGTATCGTTACTTTGGAAACTTTCCCAACATGGTTTTGAGCACAACACCGAGCAGCGGAGCCTGGCACACATCAGAG CTCCCTGTCCTGTTCGACACGACGCCTCAGTCCCCGGTCACCAGCACGCCGCAGGAGACCGATACGGGCTTCTACTTCCGGGGCgcctgggccgccttcgccaagAACCCGAACGCCGGTCTTTTGCAGTTCAATGGCAACGAGACGTGGGCCCCGTACCAGGTCGACGGCAGCAATGTCAACCGCCTTGCGTTCGAGAACACGACGCGCACGAACCTGGGCTCCGCAGCTACTTTCGACGCGAACTGCGCTGCGGTGGGCGTTCCGGTGGCAGGGTGA
- a CDS encoding Putative major facilitator superfamily, MFS transporter superfamily — translation MPEQTDNTQLEAFTSSQDENEDGYMAQSLPRADEGMPAWKFLLGAFVVEAVLWGFPVSYGVFQDYYSKHPDFQNDSNIAVIGTVATSIYYLGGPVALPLVARFQAWQRHMIVVGWLGCVVSLIAASFTTTVPGLIATQGALYGLAFMLLNYPILRMLNEWFILRRGFAFGIMSAGAGCSGVGLPFLMDLLLSRYGYQMTLRAIGVAQFVVVLPVIPLLRGRLPISKQAALRRIDFGFFRNPLFYCFALANLLEALGYYIPSLYLPTYATALGLSGTMGALLLAANNLAVIVGQLALGYVSDRVNNVLILVFASSFAAGVASFAIWGYASSLAPLMTFSLVFGLATGGFPCLWPKFGSILADDPGPVYGFMAFGKGVGNILTGPISASLMAGAIESGYGLGRFEPLILFLGSIMLCSSLGIMGWPLFRQHDKR, via the exons ATGCCGGAACAGACCGACAACACGCAGCTGGAGGCTTTCACGAGCAGCCAGGACGAAAACGAAGATGGCTACATGGCCCAGAGCCTCCCGCGTGCCGACGAAGGGATGCCCGCGTGGAAGTTTCTCCTCGGagccttcgtcgtcgaggccgttcTCTGGG GTTTCCCAGTGTCCTACGGCGTCTTTCAGGACTACTACTCGAAACACCCCGACTTCCAAAACGACTCCAAtatcgccgtcatcggcaccgtcgccacCAGCATTTACTACCTCGGAGGTCCCGtcgccctccccctcgtcgcccgcttTCAGGCCTGGCAGAGGCACAtgatcgtcgtcggctggcTCGGCTGCGTCGTttccctcatcgccgcctccttcacGACAACCGTCCCGGGCCTGATTGCGACTCAGGGCGCGCTCTACGGCCTCGCCTTCATGCTTCTCAACTACCCCATCCTCCGCATGCTGAACGAGTGGTTCATCCTGCGCCGCGGGTTCGCCTTTGGCATCAtgtccgccggcgccggctgtAGCGGCGTCGGTCTCCCCTTTCTCATGGATCTCCTCTTGTCAAGGTACGGCTACCAGATGACGCTGCGCGCCATAGGCGTCGCGCAGTTCGTTGTCGTCCTCCCCGTCATCCCCCTCCTCAGGGGCCGCTTGCCCATCTCGAAACAGGCGGCTCTCCGGAGGATCGACTTTGGCTTCTTCCGGAACCCGCTCTTCTACTGCTTCGCCCTCGCGAAcctcctcgaggcgctgGGCTACTACATCCCCTCGCTGTACCTCCCGACATACGCGACGGCCCTCGGCCTCTCGGGGACGATGGGCGCcctgctcctcgccgccaacaacctcgccgtcatcgtcggccaaCTCGCGCTCGGCTACGTCTCGGACCGGGTCAACAACGTGCTgatcctcgtcttcgcctcgTCCTTCGCTGCCGGCGTCGCGAGCTTCGCGATATGGGGATACGCGTCCTCCCTCGCGCCCCTGATGACCTTCTCGTTGGTGTTCGGCCTGGCAACGGGCGGGTTTCCCTGCCTGTGGCCCAAGTTCGGGTCCATCTTGGCGGACGACCCGGGGCCGGTGTACGGGTTCATGGCGTTCGGCAAGGGGGTAGGAAACATCCTAACGGGGCCTATTTCTGCATCGCTCATGGCGGGGGCTATTGAGTCAGGGTATGGACTCGGGCGATTCGAGCCGTTGATCTTGTTTCTGGGGTCGATAATGCTTTGTTCGTCCTTGGGGATCATGGGGTGGCCGCTTTTTAGACAACACGATAAACGCTGA
- a CDS encoding Putative aromatic prenyltransferase, DMATS-type produces MMEATSTDQFPLWDSPFRGKTKSWMYKGAGATESKSKSTSKPEHEETLVFPSVSKWLPPRDEHSDYWWNMAGPHFATLFRNAGYSLEEQYEALLFVYHQVVPRLGAAPGSSDSAAAGGDSGLSLDNTHIEYSWRWNEADTKPEIRMVMEPFSRFAGTYLDPLNLKPATEMLYAMTPQVPSLDMSLFNHFVAKFYDAAHHKYLETNERPVMTNVCLGFEFLGHDILPKAYFFPRKLGHVGITPMAVWEDAIATAVPESPCMGTVFSFVKDVAPKLGLTLTPLWLGIDNVRPADARLKLYCVEARTSFESVRTVLTMGGRIAVEEGMLDGVWDLMRAVCALPADFPRDRDLPRAPAYNAATDGVDTAGLWGTFVYYFDIGLGRNEGVPDIKFYIPVCHYGADDEAIASAITAWMTGHGRGQYVDAYWDSLRQIISHRGLEESRGAHMWLSMMVKGGRLQVTTYIAPEGHHPKRQRGGQRARSKIAELVTRKS; encoded by the exons ATGATGGAGGCTACCTCGACCGACCAGTTTCCCTTGTGGGACTCT CCCTTCAGAGGCAAGACCAAGTCTTGGATGTACAAGGGAGCCGGTGCCACGGAGTCAAAATCAAAGTCAACGTCAAAACCGGAACACGAAGAGACGCTGGTCTTTCCGTCCGTTTCGAAgtggctgccgccgcgggaTGAGCACAGCGACTATTGGTGGAACATGGCCGGGCCTCACTTCGCAACCCTTTTCCGCAACGCCGGCTACAGCCTGGAGGAGCAGTACGAGGCCTTGCTCTTTGTCTACCACCAGGTCGTCCCGAGACTGGGTGCCGCCCCTGGGTCCAGCgattcggcggcggcaggcgGGGACAGCGGGCTCTCCCTCGACAACACGCACATCGAGTACAGCTGGCGGTGGAACGAAGCCGACACGAAGCCCGAGATCCGGATGGTCATGGAGCCCTTCAGCCGGTTCGCCGGCACGTACCTGGACCCCCTGAACCTCAAGCCGGCGACTGAGATGCTCTACGCCATGACGCCACAGGTCCCCTCGCTCGACATGAGCCTGTTTAACCACTTCGTCGCCAAGTTCTACGACGCCGCGCACCACAAATACCTCGAGACCAACGAGCGACCCGTCATGACCAACGTCTGCCTCGGCTTCGAGTTCCTGGGCCACGACATCCTCCCCAAGGCCTACTTCTTCCCGCGCAAGCTCGGCCACGTCGGGATCACGCCGATGGCCGTCTGggaggacgccatcgccacAGCCGTCCCCGAGAGCCCATGCATGGGCACCGTCTTCTCGTTCGTCAAGGACGTCGCCCCCAAGCTCGGGCTGACGCTGACGCCGCTGTGGCTCGGCATCGACAACGTCCGACCGGCCGACGCGCGCCTCAAGCTGTACTGCGTCGAGGCGCGCACCTCGTTCGAGAGCGTCCGCACCGTCCTCACCATGGGCGGCAGgatcgccgtcgaggagggcatgCTGGACGGCGTCTGGGACCTCATGCGGGCCGTCTGCGCCCTGCCGGCCGACTTCCCTCGCGACAGGGACctgccgagggcgccggcgtaCAACGCGGCGACGGACGGCGTCGATACGGCGGGGCTGTGGGGCACGTTCGTGTACTACTTCGACATCGGGCTCGGCCGCAACGAGGGGGTGCCGGACATCAAGTTCTACATCCCCGTGTGCCActacggcgccgacgacgaggcgatCGCGTCAGCGATCACGGCGTGGATGACGGGCCACGGGCGCGGGCAGTACGTGGACGCCTACTGGGACTCGCTGCGGCAGATCATCTCCCACCGGGGCTTGGAGGAGTCGCGTGGGGCGCACATGTGGCTCTCGATGATGGTCAAGGGCGGGAGGTTGCAGGTGACGACGTACATCGCGCCCGAGGGACACCATCCGAAGCGACAGCGGGGTGGTCAGAGGGCTCGTTCTAAGATAGCAGAGCTCGTCACGCGCAAGTCATGA